The Magnolia sinica isolate HGM2019 chromosome 9, MsV1, whole genome shotgun sequence genome contains a region encoding:
- the LOC131256930 gene encoding cellulose synthase A catalytic subunit 7 [UDP-forming], with protein MEASAGLVAGSHNRNELVVIHGHEEPKPLKSLNGMVCEICGDEVGVTVDGDLFVACNECGFPVCRPCYEYERREGTQLCPQCKTRYKRLKGSPRVEGDDDEEDIDDIEHEFNIDDQKNKEKHLAEAMLYGKMSYGRGPDDNESTQFPPIITNARSRPVSGEFPLPNHHGEQILSSSLHKRVHPYPVSEPGSAKWDQNKEGGWKDRMDEWKSKQGGILGPDPDDVDADMSLMDEARQPLSRKVPIASSKLNPYRMVIVIRLVVLAVFLRYRILHPVHDAIGLWLTSIVCEIWFAFSWILDQFPKWFPIDRETYLDRLSLRYEREGEPSMLAPVDIFVSTVDPLKEPPLVTGNTVLSILAMDYPVDKVSCYVSDDGASMLTFESLSETAEFARKWVPFCKKFSIEPRAPEMYFSLKMDYLKDKVQPTFVKERRAMKREYEEFKVRINALVAKAMKAPPEGWIMQDGTPWPGNNTRDHPGMIQVFLGHSGGLDTEGNELPRLVYVSREKRPGFQHHKKAGAMNALIRVSAVLTNAPFMLNLDCDHYINNSKAVREAMCFLMDPQIGRKVCYVQFPQRFDGIDRNDRYANRNTVFFDINMKGLDGIQGPVYVGTGCVFRRQALYGYEPPKGPKRPKMVSCDCCPCFGRRKKLPKYSTSGKNQHEGDASGPSFQDDDKELLMSQMNFEKRFGQSATFVTSTLMDEGGVPPSSGPAALLKEAIHVISCGYEDKTDWGKELGWIYGSITEDILTGFKMHCRGWRSIYCMPKRPAFKGSAPINLSDRLNQVLRWALGSVEIFFSRHSPVWYGYKGGHLKWLERFAYVNTTIYPFTSLPLVAYCTLPAICLLTGKFIMPTISTFASLFFISLFISIFTTGILELRWSGVSIEEWWRNEQFWVIGGVSAHLFAVIQGLLKVLAGIDTNFTVTSKATDDEEFGELYAFKWTTLLIPPTTLLIINLVGVVAGISDAINNGYQSWGPLFGKLFFAFWVIVHLYPFLKGLMGRQNRTPTIVIIWSVLLASIFSLLWVRIDPFIMKTKGPDVKQCGINC; from the exons ATGGAAGCGAGTGCAGGGCTGGTCGCTGGATCGCACAACCGCAATGAGCTTGTTGTCATCCATGGTCACGAAGAG CCCAAGCCATTGAAGTCATTGAATGGTATGGTTTGCGAGATCTGCGGCGACGAGGTGGGGGTAACAGTGGATGGGGATCTTTTTGTTGCATGCAATGAATGTGGTTTTCCGGTGTGCCGGCCATGCTATGAATATGAGAGGAGAGAAGGGACCCAGTTGTGCCCACAGTGCAAGACCCGGTACAAGCGGCTCAAAG GGAGCCCCCGAGTGGAGGGAGACGATGATGAAGAagacatcgatgatatcgagcacGAATTCAATATTGATGACCAAAAGAACAAAGAGAAACATCTAGCAGAAGCGATGCTCTATGGGAAGATGAGCTATGGCAGAGGTCCAGACGACAATGAAAGCACCCAATTCCCTCCAATCATAACCAATGCAAGATCTCGACCA GTCAGTGGCGAGTTCCCGCTGCCTAATCATCATGGAGAACAGATACTCTCATCGTCACTCCACAAGCGTGTGCATCCTTACCCGGTGTCAGAGCCTG GAAGCGCGAAATGGGATCAGAACAAAGAGGGCGGCTGGAAAGACAGGATGGACGAGTGGAAATCGAAGCAAGGAGGAATTCTAGGACCCGACCCAGATGATGTTGATGCGGACATGTCCTT GATGGATGAGGCAAGACAGCCATTGTCAAGGAAAGTACCGATTGCTTCGAGCAAGCTCAATCCCTACAGAATGGTGATTGTGATCCGGTTGGTGGTCCTCGCCGTCTTCCTCCGATATAGAATCCTGCATCCGGTGCATGATGCTATCGGGCTCTGGCTCACCTCTATTGTTTGCGAGATCTGGTTCGCTTTCTCTTGGATCCTCGATCAGTTCCCCAAATGGTTCCCAATCGACCGTGAGACTTATCTTGACCGCCTATCTCTCAG atatgAAAGAGAAGGTGAGCCGTCGATGCTTGCTCCTGTGGATATCTTCGTCAGCACTGTCGATCCCTTGAAGGAACCTCCTCTTGTTACAGGGAATACAGTGCTTTCGATCTTAGCCATGGATTATCCGGTCGACAAGGTCTCCTGCTATGTCTCTGATGATGGAGCATCCATGCTCACATTTGAATCACTCTCTGAGACTGCTGAATTTGCTCGTAAATGGGTTCCGTTCTGCAAGAAATTCAGCATCGAGCCCCGAGCGCCAGAAATGTATTTTTCGCTCAAGATGGATTATCTCAAGGACAAAGTTCAGCCTACTTTCGTTAAGGAACGAAGAGCTATGAAG AGAGAATATGAAGAATTCAAGGTACGGATCAACGCTCTGGTTGCCAAGGCcatgaaagctcctccagaaggCTGGATCATGCAAGACGGCACCCCGTGGCCTGGTAACAATACCCGTGATCATCCGGGAATGATCCAAGTCTTCTTGGGCCACAGTGGAGGTCTGGACACTGAAGGAAATGAGCTACCTCGCCTCGTTTACGTCTCTAGAGAGAAGAGACCTGGATTTCAGCATCACAAGAAAGCTGGTGCCATGAATGCGCTG ATTCGCGTTTCAGCAGTGCTCACCAATGCTCCTTTCATGCTGAACTTGGACTGTGATCATTACATAAACAACAGCAAGGCTGTCAGGGAGGCAATGTGTTTCTTGATGGACCCACAGATCGGAAGAAAGGTGTGCTATGTCCAGTTCCCTCAAAGGTTCGACGGCATTGATCGGAATGATCGATATGCCAATCGGAACACTGTCTTCTTCGAC ATCAACATGAAAGGACTGGATGGTATACAGGGTCCAGTGTATGTCGGCACTGGTTGTGTTTTCAGAAGACAAGCTCTATATGGGTATGAACCTCCCAAGGGTCCTAAACGTCCGAAAATGGTCAGTTGTGACTGTTGCCCATGCTTTGGACGCCGCAAGAAGCTCCCAAAGTATTCCACAAGTGGAAAGAACCAGCATGAAGGAGATGCATCTGGACCAAGCTTTCAAG ACGACGACAAGGAACTGTTGATGTCACAGATGAACTTTGAGAAGAGATTTGGACAGTCCGCAACATTCGTGACGTCGACTCTGATGGATGAAGGCGGAGTACCTCCATCATCAGGTCCTGCCGCTCTGCTCAAAGAAGCTATTCATGTCATCAGCTGTGGATATGAAGATAAAACTGACTGGGGAAAGGAG CTTGGTTGGATTTATGGGTCGATCACAGAAGACATTCTAACAGGATTCAAGATGCATTGCCGCGGTTGGAGGTCCATATACTGCATGCCCAAGAGGCCTGCATTCAAAGGTTCAGCGCCCATCAACTTGTCGGATCGCCTCAATCAGGTTCTCCGGTGGGCCCTTGGTTCTGTCGAGATCTTCTTCAGTCGCCACAGTCCTGTCTGGTATGGCTACAAGGGTGGCCACCTGAAGTGGCTTGAGCGATTTGCTTATGTCAACACCACCATCTACCCCTTCACCTCCCTCCCTCTCGTTGCATATTGCACCCTCCCTGCCATTTGCTTGCTCACCGGAAAATTCATCATGCCCacg ATTAGCACATTTGCGAGCCTCTTCTTCATATCGCTATTTATCTCCATTTTCACCACTGGCATCTTAGAGCTAAGGTGGAGTGGGGTGAGCATTGAGGAATGGTGGAGGAATGAACAGTTTTGGGTCATCGGTGGTGTGTCGGCCCACCTCTTCGCTGTCATCCAAGGCCTTCTCAAGGTCTTGGCTGGGATCGACACTAACTTCACCGTCACTTCCAAGGCTACCGACGATGAGGAGTTCGGTGAACTATACGCATTCAAATGGACCACCCTTTTGATCCCTCCCACCACTCTACTGATCATCAACCTTGTGGGAGTCGTCGCCGGGATATCTGATGCCATAAACAATGGGTACCAGTCATGGGGCCCACTCTTCGGAAAGCTCTTCTTTGCATTCTGGGTCATCGTCCATCTCTATCCATTCCTCAAGGGTCTTATGGGCCGGCAGAACCGGACCCCCACCATTGTCATCATCTGGTCTGTGCTTCTAGCATCAATTTTCTCATTACTCTGGGTACGGATCGATCCCTTCATCATGAAAACCAAGGGCCCAGATGTTAAACAATGTGGAATCAACTGCTAA
- the LOC131256928 gene encoding pentatricopeptide repeat-containing protein At4g30700, with protein MRRQNLTTLISNSTTLSHLNQILAHLILTNLQSNLSLVTKFSQKLSDLGNVTQSHLLFSSIHRPDRFLFNVLIRSFSQNNLPSSAISLYGQLLQNPHLQPDNFTFAFAIAASSSLNSNRAGRLLHAHTIVSGYGPDRFVASTVADFYLRFSDIDNACKVFDRIPDRDTVCWNTVISGLVWNGCFVESVRVFERMVGSGAQFDSTTLAAVLPALAELQELKVGAKVHCLAMKRGMDSNDFVSTGLISMYSKCGEVSMARLLFGQIDEPDLIAWNAMISGYSCNGDVKSAMSLFKALMIDGGKANSSTVVGLIPVFSPFGHMGLSQSIHGFSIKAGIYLNSAVSTALATVYARLNDMESARQLFDEMPEKSLASWNAMISGYAQNGFTDMAISLFRRMQMGEVRPNPITVTSILSACAQLGALSLGKWIHELIIKERIDSNVYVSTALIDMYVKCGSIGEARHLFNGMSEKNVVSWNAMISGYGLHGQGPEALKLFAEMLNVGVVPTAVTFLSVLYACSHAGLVTNGCEIFESMTHEHGIMPGSEHYACMVDLLGRAGQLEKALEFIKTMPVEPGPGVWGALLGACMIHKNASLARIASERLFELEPENTGYYVLLSNIYSSDRNYPQAAIVRQLAQRRKLAKTPGCTLIEVGDTLHVFTATDRSHPQSDEIYAMLEKLIGKMTEAGFRAETDVALYDVEEEEKEQMVKVHSEKLAIAFGLISTEPGTEIRIIKNLRVCLDCHNATKFISKITERVIVVRDANRFHHFRDGVCSCGDYW; from the coding sequence ATGCGCCGCCAAAACCTCACCACCCTCATCTCCAACTCCACAACCCTGTCCCACCTCAACCAGATCCTGGCCCACCTAATCCTCACCAACCTCCAATCCAACCTCTCATTAGTCACCAAGTTCTCCCAAAAGCTCTCAGATCTCGGCAACGTCACCCAATCTCACCTCCTCTTCTCCTCCATCCACCGTCCTGATCGCTTCCTCTTCAACGTCCTCATCCGATCCTTCTCCCAAAATAACCTCCCATCGTCCGCCATCTCCCTCTACGGTCAGCTCCTCCAAAACCCCCACCTCCAGCCGGACAATTTCACCTTTGCATTCGCGATCGCCGCTTCCTCGTCGCTGAATTCCAATCGCGCCGGTCGTTTGCTCCACGCCCACACGATTGTTAGTGGGTATGGACCAGATCGGTTCGTCGCATCTACAGTTGCTGATTTTTACCTCAGATTCTCGGATATTGACAATGCATGCAAGGTGTTCGATAGAATTCCTGACCGAGATACCGTTTGTTGGAACACGGTCATTTCTGGGTTAGTTTGGAATGGGTGTTTTGTGGAGTCCGTGCGGGTTTTCGAGAGGATGGTTGGAAGTGGGGCCCAGTTCGATTCGACCACGTTGGCCGCTGTCCTCCCAGCATTGGCGGAGCTGCAGGAATTGAAAGTGGGGGCGAAGGTGCATTGCTTGGCGATGAAGAGAGGGATGGATTCGAATGATTTTGTCTCAACGGGTTTGATTTCGATGTATTCAAAATGCGGGGAGGTGTCCATGGCGAGATTATTGTTTGGGCAGATCGATGAGCCGGATTTGATCGCTTGGAATGCAATGATTTCTGGGTATTCTTGCAATGGTGATGTCAAGTCCGCGATGAGTCTGTTCAAAGCATTGATGATTGATGGTGGGAAAGCAAATTCAAGCACAGTCGTTGGTTTGATCCCAGTGTTCTCGCCATTTGGACATATGGGGCTTTCCCAATCCATCCATGGATTTTCTATAAAGGCTGGGATCTATCTAAATTCGGCAGTCTCAACTGCTCTTGCCACTGTTTATGCTAGATTAAATGATATGGAATCTGCACGGCAActctttgatgaaatgcctgagaAAAGCTTGGCATCATGGAATGCGATGATTTCTGGTTATGCTCAAAATGGGTTTACGGATATGGCAATCTCACTCTTTCGGCGAATGCAGATGGGGGAAGTCCGGCCGAATCCAATTACAGTGACTAGCATTCTTTCAGCATGTGCTCAGCTCGGAGCTCTCAGTTTAGGTAAATGGATACATGAACTGATCATTAAAGAACGTATAGATTCAAATGTATATGTCTCAACGGCATTGATAGACATGTATGTGAAATGTGGAAGCATTGGGGAGGCGCGGCATTTGTTCAATGGGATGTCAGAAAAGAATGTGGTCTCTTGGAATGCCATGATATCCGGCTACGGTCTCCATGGCCAGGGGCCTGAAGCTCTCAAGCTATTTGCAGAAATGTTGAATGTTGGTGTTGTCCCCACGGCAGTTACATTCCTTTCGGTCCTGTATGCGTGCAGTCATGCAGGCTTGGTAACCAATGGTTGTGAAATATTCGAATCGATGACCCATGAGCATGGGATCATGCCTGGGTCTGAGCATTATGCATGCATGGTTGATCTCCTTGGAAGAGCCGGGCAGCTCGAGAAGGCCCTGGAGTTTATAAAGACAATGCCTGTCGAGCCGGGTCCTGGCGTCTGGGGTGCACTACTCGGTGCATGTATGATACACAAGAATGCGAGCCTGGCCCGGATAGCCTCTGAGAGATTGTTTGAATTGGAGCCAGAGAACACAGGCTACTATGTCCTACTCTCAAACATATATTCATCTGATCGGAATTATCCGCAGGCGGCTATAGTTCGTCAGTTGGCCCAGAGGAGGAAGTTGGCTAAGACGCCTGGGTGCACCCTAATAGAAGTTGGTGATACTCTACATGTATTTACGGCTACTGATCGGTCCCACCCACAATCGGATGAAATCTATGCAATGCTGGAGAAGTTGATTGGGAAGATGACAGAGGCCGGATTCCGAGCGGAGACTGATGTGGCATTATATGATGTGGAGGAGGAAGAGAAGGAGCAGATGGTGAAGGTCCATAGTGAGAAGTTGGCCATTGCTTTTGGGCTGATTAGCACTGAGCCAGGGACTGAGATTAGGATAATTAAGaatcttagggtgtgtttggattgccACAATGCAACTAAGTTTATATCGAAGATTACTGAGAGAGTGATCGTTGTTAGGGATGCTAATAGATTTCATCATTTTAGAGATGGCGTGTGTTCTTGTGGAGATTACTGGTGA
- the LOC131256142 gene encoding uncharacterized protein LOC131256142 isoform X2, translated as MKMQIKLLPLLFLISCFLIGLIATLETVTMSNNKGFILSGEIAQGLTLSIIEFNGDAESRQWEFPRRKLQAHGGSGGGGAGGGKGAHGGGGGVITRPRNERRNGASTLLTSPISHTVMQVSVGWLLVFIFLF; from the exons atgaaaatgcaAATCAAGTTGCTCCCATTGCTCTTTCTCATCTCATGCTTTCTAATTGGTCTAATTGCGACCCTCGAAACCGTCACCATGTCAAACAACAAAGGTTTCATACTCTCCGGCGAGATCGCACAAG GTTTAACTCTCTCAATCATCGAATTCAATGGAGATGCTGAGAGCAGGCAATGGGAATTTCCGAGGAGGAAATTACAAGCTCATGGAGGCAGTGGAGGTGGTGGAGCTGGTGGAGGTAAAGGAGCCCATGGAGGTGGCGGGGGAGTCATTACACGTCCACGAAATGAGAGGCGGAATGGTGCATCCACCTTACTAACATCTCCAATTTCTCACACCGTAATGCAAGTCAGTGTTGGATGGCTCTTAGTTTTCATTTTCTTGTTTTAA
- the LOC131256142 gene encoding uncharacterized protein LOC131256142 isoform X1 translates to MKMQIKLLPLLFLISCFLIGLIATLETVTMSNNKGFILSGEIAQGDQLLGLTLSIIEFNGDAESRQWEFPRRKLQAHGGSGGGGAGGGKGAHGGGGGVITRPRNERRNGASTLLTSPISHTVMQVSVGWLLVFIFLF, encoded by the exons atgaaaatgcaAATCAAGTTGCTCCCATTGCTCTTTCTCATCTCATGCTTTCTAATTGGTCTAATTGCGACCCTCGAAACCGTCACCATGTCAAACAACAAAGGTTTCATACTCTCCGGCGAGATCGCACAAGGTGATCAACTTCTAG GTTTAACTCTCTCAATCATCGAATTCAATGGAGATGCTGAGAGCAGGCAATGGGAATTTCCGAGGAGGAAATTACAAGCTCATGGAGGCAGTGGAGGTGGTGGAGCTGGTGGAGGTAAAGGAGCCCATGGAGGTGGCGGGGGAGTCATTACACGTCCACGAAATGAGAGGCGGAATGGTGCATCCACCTTACTAACATCTCCAATTTCTCACACCGTAATGCAAGTCAGTGTTGGATGGCTCTTAGTTTTCATTTTCTTGTTTTAA